The Cuculus canorus isolate bCucCan1 chromosome 3, bCucCan1.pri, whole genome shotgun sequence DNA window ATTGGATTCATCCCTGGCTCTTCCCACTTGTCCTTCTCCCATACTTACCCCCTTTTCAAGTTCCTCTCCCAATCATACAAGCACCCAGAGCCGTTCCTAGTCCTGCAGCTGAAGCCACACCACACGTGCTGGTATTACAACtttcccagccttcctggaaCTGCCTTTCAAGTCAGACACTCATCACCCCACTGGTAGCACACAAGGCTCCTGCCACCCCGTGAGACACCCGGCTCTCTCCATGGCGAGGCACTGTCCTGCCACTTTTAAACAGCAACCCAACACCCTGCCTGTCCACAAAGACAGCCTAACTCTCCACACACCCCCATCCAAGATCCATTGCAACAAATAGGAGCCTTTCCATACACTTGGCTGTGACTGAACTGAAACCCCACCCTTTCTCAGCAGTTGCAGTTCACTCGGTCTGTAAttcagcacagcactgcttcaaaaacaatttttctgaTGCTCTTTTCCTCCAAATGGCATAATGAGGAATAATAAGGTGCTTCTGAACACAAATCCAGAACGGCAGGAGTGTAAAACTACTATAAATGAAGCAATTAAGTAACCACACTGTTCGCTGTTTATTGACAATCTTTATTAGAGCCAACTTTGTGTTTAGAGGTTTCCCAGTAAGTATAAATATGAATCAGAGTGCTACCCCACAATAAGAAATCTTTATTTGCACAAAAAGATATAAACAACCAGCATTTCAAAGTTCATTCTAGTTAGTACATATAATACCAAACagacaaaaacaaaccaagaggAAAGACTAGCAGCAAAAAGAATTCTAGTTCTCCTTCAACATAGTCTGTGTGCTTCCACATTTCTCTAGGAAACAGAGTATAAAGAGAATTTGATCCATTAATACATGAactattttaacaaaaatgtaaCACTGTGTAAAGAAAGTTAGCAGTACAAatttgagggaaaagaaaaaggagaaaatagtaGATGCACTATTTAAAATCTCATGTGTaaactttgctgctgctttaaaataaaaacctaaagTCACATGAGTATTTCCACTTCACTTAGCAGccaggaaaataagaaaagctgatttttttttttgattttttttttaaagtgcttaaCCACCATATCCAAAAGTAATGACTTTCAGACCTACTTAACATGAATGTGCTCAAAAAGCCACTGCAGTATAAAGGCTGTCATTCTGAAATGCTGCGCATACAAACTGGCTTTATCTGCACGAATGAAAGATTGCTTTCAACAGTTCTCAATCATATGATGTCCCAAATCAAGGTAATGCTATTAGAGCACACAGTTGAAAGCTGAAGTTTAAGAATAagagatataaaaaataatcttttctttttaaaggcagcATGTCTCTCCCAGCCGCAAGAAGTTAGCTTTATGTAATAAGCAAGAGAAACACAGTTTTATGTTATTGTTGTAAATCACGTAGAACAAACTGACTGTTGACTCTGCAATTCAACCTTTAACAGAGCGAGATAAATACTTCTTACtgataaaatgcaaaaaagcaATCATGTGGGTGGGACCAACCGCTAACACTGTGTTTTACTTAAGATTAAACACACTGTCAGCTTGACTTTAAAACTGACAGTATGCCCTAACTCaaaaaacactaagaaaaacaaggaaaccaATGACTTGAAAGAGAGCTTTATGACTGtgttgttatatttttatatatttatttgagcCTTACTGCAAAGGAATTATTTAATGTTCTGGGCTCCAAAGCAAGTCAAATACATAAGACTATTTCATAGGGTTTTTTGACGGATGTCAGGCAGAttacaagagaaaattaattttttagctgtaattgtaatttatttttatctcaaggttagcaaacacatttaaaaatgggAGTAAAGACTCCAGCATTCATTAGCCTGAAGTACAGCTATCAATCGCTTCAGCCCCACCACTCTCCCAAATCAAAGCTATTGCAATCAAAGTGAAACATCGGTACTGCTGCAGCTATTGAGTTgtgcccacagccctgcagTTATTGCACTAATTTCTCCGTCAGCTTTGGAACACTGCAAGCTTGAATTTGTTTACATTTATCTATTTCACAGGTCTAAttttttgaaactgttttttgATATCCATCAATTCCCAACACAGTATCTTCATTGTCCTCCAGGGCAGTTTTTATGTTAGAGAACACTCTGGTTCATTTACCACTAAAATGTACATTTATCTAGAAAAGGTAAGTTTTTCCCTACAAAGTTCTTGTAAACACTTCTGTATTAAGCCATAGCAAGCTCTAGATCAGGAAATTCAGCATCTCCAGTGCCTTGACTTTAACTCCGTTCTcctttacaaaaggaaaaaaaacaataaaaatcatcCCCACCCCttgaaaattagaaaggaaaggaaataacaCAATAAATAGACAGTGAAGCATTCAGTTACCCGAGCAGACATCTAAAATAAGCCTTTGAAAACTTAACATTTGAAATGCAATTATTTCAGTGGTTGGAGTGTGCAAATGACTAAATGTGCCGCTTGCCTCGGACATAGCTGAATACTGTAGTCGCCAATAATTATTATTCACATCTAACACTGGCagttctgttgcttttgttgCTGGCTTTGGCCATTATATATTATCACTTCCTCcacatttcacattttccaaCCCCCAACACCCCTCCCCGGAGGTATCAGAAAGatgggaatttttctttttaaaggcttcCTGTTCATCCCAAGTCTGGCAAAACTATATGTTACATGGAATTAATGTTTTCAAGCAGGAAcatcaaatattattttaagttttgtcTGTCTATAAAAATCACCTCAAAGATTCAGAATTTCAGGTTTATGTGTAACAAATaagataaattaaagaaaacaaatatgcaaGGAAAGTGTAACTATTCTATCAATGAGAAATACAAAAGCTTAGAAAAATACCAGCTTCATcccaagactgaaaaaaacccacagatttttcaaaatcagagtCCATACAGAGTCACACAGCCCTGCCTTGTCATGTTTGTTAAAATCCTCGCTTAGAAGTCAGACAGCATTTTGTTTAACTTGTGTTGCTCTGTATCATTACACTAAACCATAATTAACTCCTCTTTTGTGCCGGCCCCATTCCAACACAATTGTACCCACTGTATAACAGCAGCAGttctcaggttttgttttgcagctcagctgtatttttcttggatGTTCACAAGACTGGCATTTGACTGGATGCGTTTGGctaggaagggaaaaattatatgaaaattaaacacaaagaaTTCCACAAAACTAGTCTCTCCACTCCCTCTATTTATCTGACACAGACTTGCAAACAGCTTTCCGTTCACGTCCAGAAACTTTAATGAAAAGATATGGCTGAAGCTTCTTCAGGGGACAGCAGCAGACTAATAGTCGCTATTAGCGCCGTcagcacagctgcaggcagagctggctgggtCCCCTCTCCCACACGAGCCACGCAAGTCCCTGGCACCACCCAACTCTAACAGTGAAATGCCAGCACCATCACTTACGCAAAATGAGTATCcgtttcttctgctttgagtGAAGAAAGCTACTAAGATAAAAAACAATAGGTAGGAAGAGAATAAAGGATGAAACAGCAACCACCGGGACTGTATCACTGCAGGGAACAGAACAGTTGAAAGTTCTGCTCCAAAGCTTCCGAGTGATGTTCatctaaaaggaaaacataagaAAGCCATGAAAGCAAGCACATGAATTTTTGCTGGGAAGCACAGCAAACACTCAGGCCTCATGACATTCCAGTGTTGAAATATGACTGAAGAAAACAACACTTTAAAAGATCTTTccccaaaagcaaacaaatcccTGGAAATGTAGAAACGGACAATTTAAACTGAGACAAGATTTCACATCAAAACGTTTACAAGCTTCAAAAACAGACCACACTCAGATAGACTGTAGACATTGCCACATGCCAGTTTCCCAGAGAACTCACTGACAGCCTGTGGAAGCAGGGCTAATCCCATACTTTTGACATCTCTCCTTTTACCCAGCCACTTAAAATCACACAATATAATGAAGCTTTTTCCAAACATATGCCACCAATGCTGAGGACCCCCTAAAAACAGCTGCTGTAATACGGAATCAATTATTACACTGGCCAGAACAATAGCAGAAAAGCTTCACATTAAAAGCCAGAAGAttaagatgactttttttttattttttaaatccatgcCCTTTGCAGTAAGAAGAAATTGAAGTGCAGCTACTTAAACTAGAACGCACTAGGGTGATCAGGAGCTTCAGTCACACTCCTGCTGCATCTACTAAGGACAGGGCCTGGCAAGACAGCCCCATTGGGCTGACTTCTTCCTCATGCACCATCAGCCTGACAAAGGCACTGCTGCCATAccaaaagggaaaaggcaaTCCCTAACAAGACAAGCACAAATGGCTAAAATTAATAAAGACCTCCATGACAAAGCCCCCCTGTCAAATATTAACAAATACTTACTGCATCTTCCACGTCGATACACAAGTGAGCGGAGTGCCCAGATTCACCACCTTGCCTGTTCATCCTTTGCAAGTTGTTATACAGGTCATTCAACATTCTGTAGGTTTCGTTGCAGTTTTTACATACTTCAGTGTAGTTATTTGGTGACAGATAGATGGTTTGTCCCTAGGGTTATAAAACTCTGCATGAATGCTGGTTTAAGGCATTATGGGAATCAACTTAAAAAATAGAGTCAAGTTTGAACCAAAATGCAGATAGCTAGCATCCTAGATTGAGTAGAGGTCCAGATGGGCAACTCAGATAAGAATGTAGGAGGAAAAGGCACCAATTCTAATTCACTAGGAATAGGATCCATTTCCTGCAGGTTCTGCATCTCAAACTGTTCTTTGAAcagcttttttattaaaaacttaTATCTTTAAAGTAACAGTtcccagaaagaagaaaaaacaaaaagattacTAGTAATTAAATGTTATTCCGGAGCCAGAGATACCAGGTTCCTTAAaaattgtggggttttgttttgtttgcccATACCTAAAAACAGTTaggttgctgctgctgagccatACTGACAGTGATACACTGTGCCATAGTAAGGAATCATTTTAATTTGTGGCCTTCACCATCCCTGAATTCACGGCacacttgaaaacaaaactaaaatctcTGAAGATATTTCAGCCCAATAATGGTTGTACCAGCTACCCACTAACCACCGTGTTAAGTTCTAGTTCAGACACTTGAAGTGATCAATAGGCCAGTCCATGCTGCTCCTAACCAAGGCCAATAAAGGCAAATGTCCTAGAAATCATTAATAATAGGataaaaaaagcagagtttcCTTAGAGATTGTCCAATACCCATCATTTCCCATTTTTACTATTTAACAACTCCCGAATTTGGCCGGTTTCTGATTGAAATGGAATGTACACAGTTTCTTGGGCTATTCAGAGCATTTTCTTTGAGAGCAATTACCACATTTATTTCACTAATTATACTGCCTTTGCAATATGGACAAACTTTAACTACCCATAATTTTACTAGTCAAAAGAATTGCTGCAATGATTTCAGGTAGCTGGTCTTTCTGATCTAGTCTATATTATCAAAAGGTAATTTAAAGATTCAATTGTTAAGTTAGAAGACAACAATTCCACAAAGAGACAGAGACTTACAGCTTGTAGACCTGCCATTTCTTACTATATAATTATCAACTGTGGTGAATTCAGAAATTCTGATGCGAAGCAGCATTGCAATTACACACAAAATGAAGTCAAGGTGAATATCAATTAGAATTAATTCTAGGCTCTCAATCTGCAAACATCTGCACTTTACAGATCATTGCTTTATCTGCCTAAAATTCACAAACTCACCAGCAGTTTATCTGCCTAATCTGTATGTGCAGTTTATTCAGCATAAATAAGATTTTGCTAACAATTAGAGGATTTAATGCTTCACTTAAACACACAGCATAAATACCTGAAGGTTATGTTCAAAACATGTCAGAGACTTATTGAATAAATCCAGGAATTCTACAGTAGAATTTGATAATCCCTCACTGTTGTTCTTTAAACAATCtgtcaaagagaaagaaaaacatcaggaTATTCTAATTTCTAACATTTCCACAGCCGACAAGCCCCAGACACTCCACTCCTGCAAAGAGAGCTCTCAACTATAAAAGACAGGTCTAGTCAGCACTGCGGCTTCCTTATCTGCCTGCCATTGATGTCTCAAGACCTGCTGACCTAACTCTTCATCGAGAACacatttcagaattaatttgCCTTGATTAAGTGAAAGATGAAGACTATCATCAAGAGCTTTCTGAAGAGGGGGTCTGAATTATCTCTGGACTTCAAGATAAaacattagttttattttctaccCTGCAAATCTGGCTTTGCCCAGCAACAGTGACAGCCATTATGTGAAAGCAGAAGCACCAGGAGCGGAGATGAAACAGAGAGCATCCAGAAAACGGCTAGACTATGAACAACAGTAGAAATCAGAGTGTAGGTTATTACTGTTTAGGAAAAGAGCTGACCATTTCACCAGCTTTGAGGGGAATTCTGGGGCCTTTCTCTCAGTCATGGACTCAAACCTATTGTGTTACTGCTTCCACCCATCACACCCCTCTTCAGGTGCTCTAACCAGGCAGATCCTTGAGAACTACAATGGCTTGAGAATTCAGATGTTCAGCAACAGCACCCTAAGAAAAAGCCAACATCACAGAAAAGTCTCTGGAAAGAAGGAAGCGCCATCAGCATGGCAGGCAAGCATCCAGCTGGACACTGGGCAAGCAGCACCAAGCCCACTGGCCAAGAACAGCAGGACAGCCCAGaccacagagctgctcctgtACTGTCTTTCCAGCCTTCACACACAACAAACTCACAAATGAACACACTCGTCTAGGCTCTAAAAGCACTTCTGCAGCAAACCCAGCATCTTTAATGCTCAACTCCATGGCACTGTTCCACCCATTTTTTAGTACACTCACTTCCCACGATAGGGAATGGCATAGTTTAGCTGTAAGCGTGGCTCAGCACCATcagcatggggacagggaggtaCAGGGAGAGACTTGGACGCCCTCAAATGAAATAAGAAGCATGGCTGTCAAGGCACATACTGTTCAATGTGTAAGCATTCCAGAGCTACTGACTTTATTAACAAAGAAGGAACAACTTCTTAtgcaagattttttaaaattggaaagactgagaaaaacagaagaaatgaagctACGGAAAGTCTCCAGCAGGGTTTGTagatcaaagaaaacaaagaaaactaaaattactACCTTTTTGAAGAATagcctaaaagaaaaaattatatagCAACTAATTTTTCCAACAGACTATTGCCCTTAGATTTTGGCAGTATCTCTTACGAAGTAGAAAGTCCCTGTACCCCTCATTGAAGCGGCTCTGGTTTAGGATTTTTATGCTATATACTGTCTCTCTTTAAACAAATATATGCAATTCTGATCTGTGCAAATTCTAGGGGGAAAGTTAAGTCACAACAGCAGCACGAAACCTACAGAATGAGTCACGTACTTGCACAGTTGGCTGTGTCCCAGGTTTCATTAAAGAACTCCGAAAGTGTCACAACTATCTGCAGCCTGTCTGAGGTCAAGATGCTTTTGGCACAATTGTGGCTCTCAGAAGAATTCTagaagaacagaggaaacaacatcaaaaaaaacaatcaagtcttaaaaataaaaagggaaaattttgaaatgcattttagcTCAACAATCACATTTCATCACATTGACATTTCTAGACCAGGGAGAGCAGAACTGAtggaacaataaaaaaatgtttatccTTCAAAATCATATTATGAGCAACGCTGCTTACTGCACATGGTCTTTGAAGACATGCTGGAACTGCACACAAgccaaaaatacacaaataaataaacacataaaaggCAAGCAGAGACACGGGGCCTCCTCTGCAGGTAGCTCATATTCATCAGTTTCTGGGTTGCTACTCCAGAAGCCAGCTCAAGGCACAAGAAgccagagagaaggatgttagAATGCAGGAATATTGGAAGGAGCTGAACCAACAGGGTGGCctcaaaacaaaccccaaaacagaaaaccatgTTCAAAACCAATGTACTGTATCGGTGGCATCCGCCCAGTGCAGCAATAACAAGAGCACAGCCCTCTGCGAAGCAGTGCCCACAGCCACTCCCCCAAAGCCCATGACCAAGCCAGGCTCACAGACCTAAGTATCAAGCACATGAGATCTTGGCGAGTCACCCAACCCACTCCATCCTCAAagcaggcactggcacaagtcTTACAACAACTTACTTTCTAGAccaagctaataaaaaaaaatgcagagtgaCTATAAAAGGTAAAAGCAGTTACAGAATAAGCACGCAGAATCCCTTTCAGAATTCATagcaatgtttttctccttcaaatcttttattttcctccctcaAATAATAGATGTGAAACCATGATCTCCAGTCAGCTGACTCCTGCGCTCTAGCTCCTGTTTTCTGGCTGCTAAACTGACTTAAGCACTTCTCAAGATCGACAAAGCTGCCAAAAGCCTCTTTGATAAGTGACATGGGACatacaagaaaataatctctttaaCGAGAATCATGTTCCTTACAGAGCTTTATGAGGGGTCCAGTTTCCACCTCTCTTTGGTAAACCAGGTTTATCATTTAAATAAGAACTTTCCCTTGGAGACTCAAATGCAGAAGCTGAATATTGCCACATCTGGCAACCCGCTTTCATATCTACTAAATTACAACCAGATACCCGAGAAAGATGTTTATACAGGAAACTCTCTGGTTGCTTCATGAAAGCCTTTATCTGTGAAACTTCCTCACCAGCTGGACTCgtgagtggggaaaaaagcacttTCAATCCAAAACTGAAATCAAGTAGACCTACATATTCCTTAAATACTTGCCTAATTTGTTCCTTTATTAGCTTAGGGAGGAGAATTTTATATTCCAGAGATGTGCAAAAGTTAACTTGGTTGCTTCTTTCACATTGCACTCTAAGTATTGTAGGATTGCAAAGACCAAACCATCAGATATCTGATTACTTATGGTCACAGTTTGAGGTTGCAAGAGGTCATCTTCTTTTTTGGTTAGTTAACCCATGCACACAAGGAACACCAAATGCTCTTTAATACAGAGATGTCTTCCAGACCACATAGTGGACCAGTCCTCACGGGCTGCAAGTACTCAAGAAGAGCAGCTACAATGAGTTCATACATATTGTAAGTACTAGGATATGCTTAGCAACCTAAACCTGGCCAAGAGAACTGCATACTCAGTTCTCACTTTCACATTAGCTGGTCACTGGTATGAAACAGCTTCCAcataagaaacaaataaacacactGCAGGTTTGCAAACTAAACCAAGAGACCACTAGGCTAAATATTTGCCCTAAAGAGGACAATTACCAAATGAACATTCATGCACTCTTCCAATACAGGCACTGGGGTCGTGAGACAGACAACgtatcaaaaccagaaagtggTATTTCTTCACCCAACAGGTAACTGAACTGTGCAATGGTTTGTAGCAGGGCACTGCGGCACCAGAAGTCCACCTATGTCTAAAGGGCAGATTTTTCTTGTCAATGGTGATTCTAAATACAGATTGAAAATCCCAAGACTGGAAGGACAATCCAGGAGACACAATGCTATAAACTTGCTCTCTGCTTGTACTCCGACCACAGCACCCACTTCTAGACATCATCAGAGAACGGACAAAGGTCCTTTGGTCTGATCCACTACTGTTATCCTCACATCATCCCAGGGACTTCTACAAATGGGGAAGTTGGACAAGTTAAACAGCAATTTTTAACACACAATACTAGCCATGACCCAcactaggaaataaaaaaaaggatgatCAGGAGCCTGAAGGATATAAAGACAAGACCCAGTTGCGGTCAGGGTTTCTCACTGGTGGTGCTCCACAGACTACAGCCAGCATTTAGAACTTCTAGTTTGCTGCCACACACTTCTGCCAGCTTTAGAGCCAAAAACATTGTGACACGTCTCTCCATGAAAGACATCCATCTCTCACCATAGTTCCAGAGATCTTcgatttttaaaaaagtgccAAGCAACTAAGCTCTGTCCGTGTTCCTCATTAGTGCCATACAATGACCCGTGAGGCAGAACATTGCTTTAGCCACTGCTACATCAGCAAGAACAACTCAAGTTTTTCCACCAGAACAGAAGAGTAAAGCTTTTTCTGCAGGTGGAGCTGCTTTCCCCTAACCATGTCAGAAGCTGGCTGCACAGACCATGCCACAATGCCCAACAGCAGAATGCAGCCACCACTGGCAGCAGGGCTTCCCAACAGATCCTAGCCCCTGTTAAACTGCCTTATGCAGTCAGTGGGGCTTACAGCCTGAGAAGTGACCTTCGCAGGACAGAGATCTGCTTACCCAAACCACGGGTGCCCCACGTTGGTGTCACGGGTCACAGTACCAGCCGCCTGCCCTCGCCCTCTGCACAGGGCTGGGCTGCCGGCTGGGCCAGACACCCGCTGCCCGCACACGGGGGCCACGGAGAAGGGCGAACAGCCCGGCCCCCCTCTCAAGGGCTCCGGAGAAAGGGCCGAGGGCCCCCTTCCCGAGAGCCCCGGGGAAAGG harbors:
- the OSTM1 gene encoding osteopetrosis-associated transmembrane protein 1, with product MAPARWVLLALLPALVLALGPAGEPRRAPPPEEALEEAEELWSELRSELRGAGLPGDLPELEPECRQLLAAFAEDSAALSACLARRARPVRLCQGCHRLYSSLIARYRGIALAVGNSSESHNCAKSILTSDRLQIVVTLSEFFNETWDTANCANCLKNNSEGLSNSTVEFLDLFNKSLTCFEHNLQGQTIYLSPNNYTEVCKNCNETYRMLNDLYNNLQRMNRQGGESGHSAHLCIDVEDAMNITRKLWSRTFNCSVPCSDTVPVVAVSSFILFLPIVFYLSSFLHSKQKKRILILPKRIQSNASLVNIQEKYS